A stretch of the Theileria equi strain WA chromosome 1, complete sequence genome encodes the following:
- a CDS encoding hypothetical protein (encoded by transcript BEWA_033980A), translating into MEDLGENSSKTVQIEENNASSTKRTRLGWKSRCREMQGVRWNKKSNANQNKDNERRNYVEGVPSNPEFEEYYRAQKICKDEEWDTFMEYNRKMLPVSFRLNTSVPLWKQTIEKLKEMVSEDSELALRQCIDYSPEYLKPEDCIFYQMKTDKFSLRKNESFSRLHKFIMSEDNRGSLSRQETVSMLPVLFLDPQPNENILDLCAAPGMKYLQIIDIVESKLQFLEKLDSSKNKGIIIGNDICQNRVSTLSHHMKSLNSPSSAITNYDASRFPYLYNSNGEKILFDRILADMPCSCDGTLRKSIEIWKTWKPTNGLHMHKIQLSILKRAIQILKPGGLLIYSTCSLNPLENEAIASYIASDEGKELGVRLEPLKQIKGMKYATGVVDWFVPNPNGGHFEKYEQVDKSLHNRILPSMFKSENWNAETASLVRRILPHHNDTGGFFIFAIRKNTSGYSSSDQLEVPDPVKTDTTDVISVESQKDSKRKHANAGKLLHEFCLWKESDEDYSNVLKFYGIDKDADIVDQMIVKLSTKKSVYLFSKSDVVYRGYKRKNSGDSNNRYELCKYALAGTRIFTQLKSKTIPVNCDLRITQEGTKVLYPYSTRRKLFCNLVFGKLIIKGTISKDVLLEAESNNNLANLDSCKGAGGELESGGYIYMYKAKY; encoded by the exons atggaagatCTTGGGGAAAATAGCAGTAAAACTGTACAAATAGAGGAAAATAATGCGTCTTCTACAAAGAGAACGCGTCTGGGTTGGAAATCCAGATGTAGAGAGATGCAAGGAGTTCGCTGGAATAAGAAATCCAACGCCAATCAGAataaagataatgaaagaagaaactaTGTGGAAGGAGTCCCATCAAATCCCGAATTTGAAGAGTATTACAGGGCTCAAAAAATATGTAAAGACGAGGAATGGGATACATTCATGGAATACAATCGTAAAATGTTGCCAGTTTCATTTAGATTGAACACATCGGTACCACTATGGAAGCAAACCATAGAAAAACTGAAGGAAATGGTATCTGAGGATAGCGAACTAGCCTTGCGTCAATGCATAGATTATTCTCCAGAGTATCTAAAACCTGAGGATTGCATTTTTTACCAGATGAAAACGGATAAATTTTCACTACGTAAAAATGAAAGTTTTTCTAGACTCcacaaatttataatgtCTGAGGATAATAGAGGTTCATTATCTCGTCAAGAAACTGTTAGCATGCTTCCAGTGCTTTTTCTTGATCCACAGCCTAATGAAAACATTCTTGATCTATGTGCAGCACCAG GAATGAAATACTTGCAAATTATAGATATTGTAGAAAGTAAACTCCAATTCTTAGAGAAGTTGGATAGCTCTAAAAATAAAG GCATAATAATTGGAAATGACATATGTCAAAACAGAGTATCTACGTTGTCTCATCATATGAAATCACTTAATTCTCCATCTTCTGCGATTACCAATTACGACGCTTCAAGGTTCCCGTACCTATATAACTCTAACGGGGAAAAGATACTCTTCGACAGAATTTTGGCAGACATGCCATGTAGCTGTGATGGTACCTTGCGTAAATCTATAGAAATATGGAAGACTTGGAAACCTACAAATGGGTTACATATGCATAAAATCCAACTGTCAATACTCAAACGGGCCATTCAG ATTTTGAAGCCAGGTGGATTGTTGATATACTCAACTTGCTCGTTAAATCCCTTAGAGAATGAG GCTATTGCAAGCTATATAGCATCGGATGAGGGAAAGGAACTTGGCGTAAGATTAGAACCGTTGAAGCAAATTAAGGGAATGAAATATGCTACCGGTGTTGTAGACTGGTTTGTCCCTAATCCCAATGGTGGtcattttgaaaaatatgagCAAGTTGATAAATCATTACACAATCGCATTCTTCCTTCAATGTTCAAGTCAGAAAATTGGAATGCGGAGACTGCGTCACTAGTGCGTCGGATTCTTCCTCACCATAATGACACTGGTGGTTTCTTTATTTTTGCCATACGGAAGAACACTTCAG GTTATTCCTCCTCTGATCAATTAGAAGTTCCCGATCCTGTTAAGACAGATACCACTGATGTGATTTCGGTCGAATCTCAGaaagattccaaaaggaaGCATGCTAACGCTGGAAAACTATTACACGAGTTCTGTTTATGGaaagaatctgatgaagatTACAGCAATGTGCTGAAATTTTACGGAATAGACAAGGATGCGGATATAGTTGATCAGATGATTGTTAAGTTATCGACAAAAAAAAGTGTCTACTTGTTTTCCAAATCGGATGTCGTTTACAGGGGTTATAAGCGTAAGAATTCTGGCGATTCTAATAACAGATATGAATTGTGTAAATATGCATTGGCTGGAACGAGGATATTCACGCAATTAAAGTCAAAGACCATACCAGTGAACTGTGATTTACGTATAACGCAGGAAGGAACAAAAGTACTATATCCTTATTCTACAAGGCGCAAGTTATTTTGTAATCTTGTATTTGGGAAACTTATTATAAAGGGGACAATAAGCAAGGATGTCCTGTTGGAAGCAGAATCAAACAATAACTTGGCAAACTTGGATAGTTGTAAAGGTGCAGGCGGAGAATTAGAAAGTGGAGG CTATATATATATGTACAAAGCGAAATATTAA
- a CDS encoding hypothetical protein (encoded by transcript BEWA_033990A), producing MTVASECKLDSVTHPINSGDLVKQTIDELRKQKISTEDVAEFDIKPIMDLFTRISEEIALNQPKNIVQFIVDFLCKNYPDHLHGFSNIWNSDPELEHSRIVVIEFFKHNKLPVEIASHFTRAGFDTLDAIASLNKESLPDIEKYSDAEWLPGHKIRLLRLFENIEEHISEFKRERPFNAVQKVGNP from the exons ATGACAGTAGCAAGCGAGTGCAAGCTCGATTCAGTTACACATCCCATCAATTCTGGTGACTTGGTTAAGCAAACCATCGATGAATTACGCAAGCAAAAGATATCTACCGAAGATGTGGCAGAATTCGATATTAAACCTATAATGGACCTTTTTACACGCATTAGTGAG GAAATAGCACTCAATCAACCAAAGAATATTGTACAATTTATCGTGGATTTCCTGTGCAAAAACTACCCAGATCACTTGCACGGATTCAGCAATATATGGAACTCAG ATCCCGAATTGGAACATAGCCGTATTGTGGTTATAGAGTTTTTCAAGCATAACAAGCTTCCAGTAGAAATTGCATCACATTTCACCCGTGCCGGATTTGATACATTAGATGCCATCGCATCATTAAATAAGGAATCGCTTCCAGATATTGAAAAGTACTCCGATGCTGAGTGGTTGCCCGGACACAAAATCCGCCTTTTGAGACTgtttgaaaatattgaagAGCATATTAGCGAGTTTAAACGTGAGAGACCATTTAACGCTGTACAAAAGGTGGGAAACCCTTAA
- a CDS encoding hypothetical protein (encoded by transcript BEWA_034000A), whose amino-acid sequence MEASKGRDSVTLPLNIPREVLRFMDVKDYSIFRDNETKKSDTIEVQDHRVDFIKAECAWLGNQPELLYGKIDDLANLSASLDKYLTECSSQRCNDLMNTSLYMNFRSKMSTISLASIKNLRKSFDDYKYSTVHDSAEIIKLYQRLETMRDARSLLNTIRTLYKLYENIRSSKTEKFHSIIVLASVLYHFEAVAKLDSRISSTIIFNTIKERLTYTCRNLINGLFFKCGTKFNLQQKVKLLLLLGQPPEYAAKNILGLLQTELISISSFVLQKYITAEHLVNLSQNEAFPHIVGPRDISIQARMIGSNVLLLVICKLLSDYVSFFKKVFSELFTLDEDSLFLTQDLEKFSKLYNIPVENFPILSRLNDLPWIPFYSHVCSLIKRDVFHLAFTTFEILTTILHNCNLSTLNDDNDIIKMALLLRFYIIYHDTNLSHTSHSPTNNFEPIDHNNCTRDLIKILTTLSEIPLLHNGIDFNKSNNNALKTLEIIISTKLERCLDKCFMEDIQANFTSLETFDRIEHYSLGAFKDVFSAAKHFSHIVNNMLVNTDNTVFSSTNPYHGWTPNAAFTGFNLNISSPALHGNTHALQKTDTFLPKSFLSVNYGGLYTGSSKKLMEHFETFYRVMLVQPENAMEVVVRFTNMVDQFIYRSIHSCGIHTSVIETLDKFKNVFKMMRDKNPKVCKFSSISTTSSIDHNTTNLISGTNTNISQLYFSVNAIESGFTILESLRVLMENNTGEVHRFLGEYYDERLGVIAELRSVVYYISMYNLLRPKLPTVKILQILKSSKIVDAGARIGRLFSEFEMHLNTIQNSLEGAGINSLPIIVKIHLWDSTTRVIKDSFKPVLDMANNDVNCHIQGLVNDGYAKALRITDAVCRRYIDNVKCDYLNNKTEIANMGTYHILVNKVINRQYSTCYYTHFTIKCVSQHL is encoded by the coding sequence ATGGAGGCCTCAAAAGGACGGGATTCTGTCACATTACCCTTAAACATACCCAGAGAGGTGTTAAGGTTCATGGATGTGAAGGATTACTCCATATTCAGGGATAATGAAACGAAAAAATCGGATACTATTGAAGTTCAGGATCACAGGGTGGATTTTATTAAGGCTGAATGTGCCTGGTTAGGCAATCAACCTGAGCTTTTGTATGGCAAGATAGACGATTTAGCGAATCTAAGTGCATCTCTTGATAAATACTTGACAGAGTGTAGTAGCCAACGCTGCAACGACCTTATGAACACATCTCTATACATGAACTTCAGGTCGAAAATGTCTACCATATCGTTAGCCTCGATTAAGAATCTACGCAAGTCCTTTGATGATTACAAATATTCCACAGTTCATGACAGTGCAGAGATTATCAAGTTGTACCAGCGTTTGGAAACCATGCGCGATGCAAGGTCTCTCCTAAATACAATCAGGACACTATACAAACTTTATGAGAATATCCGCAGTTCAAAAACTGAAAAGTTCCACTCAATAATTGTGCTTGCGTCTGTGCTATACCATTTTGAAGCTGTTGCAAAGTTAGACTCTCGAATCTCGTCTACGATAATTTTTAATACCATAAAGGAAAGATTAACATATACTTGCAGAAATTTGATAAATGGATTATTTTTTAAGTGTGGGACCAAGTTTAACTTGCAGCAGAAGGTAAAACTACTCTTATTACTTGGACAACCTCCAGAATATGCTgcaaaaaatattttaggGCTGCTTCAAACCGAATTGATTTCTATATCATCTTTCGTTTTGCAAAAGTATATTACTGCTGAACATCTTGTAAATCTATCACAAAATGAGGCATTTCCGCATATAGTTGGTCCAAGGGACATCTCAATTCAGGCTCGAATGATTGGCTCTAATGTACTATTGCTTGTAATATGTAAGTTACTGTCTGATTATGTGtcattttttaaaaaagTATTTTCTGAATTGTTCACTTTagatgaagattctttGTTTTTAACACaagatttggaaaaattcTCCAAACTGTACAATATTCCCGTAGAAAATTTTCCGATTCTTTCCAGACTTAATGATTTGCCGTGGATACCGTTTTATTCTCATGTTTGTTCACTGATTAAACGTGATGTGTTTCATCTTGCATTTACTACATTTGAGATATTAACTACTATACTACATAATTGTAATCTTAGTACCCTCAACGATGACAATgatattataaaaatggCTTTGCTACTACGGTTTTATATTATTTATCACGATACAAACCTGTCGCACACATCACATTCACCAACAAACAACTTTGAACCAATTGATCATAACAATTGCACCAGGGATCtgattaaaattttaacaACATTGAGTGAAATACCCCTCTTGCACAATGGTATTGATTTCAATAAGAGTAATAACAACGCTTTGAAAACTTTAGAGATAATAATATCTACCAAACTTGAAAGATGTCTTGATAAATGTTTTATGGAAGATATACAAGCAAATTTCACATCTTTAGAAACATTTGATCGTATAGAACATTATTCACTAGGAGCATTTAAGGATGTTTTTTCCGCAGCTAAACACTTTTCTCATATCGTAAATAACATGCTTGTCAACACTGATAATACAGTGTTTTCCTCTACCAATCCCTACCATGGATGGACACCAAATGCAGCTTTTACTGGTTttaatttaaatatttcttCCCCGGCTTTGCATGGCAATACTCATGCACTGCAAAAGACTGACACGTTTCTACCAAAGTCTTTCCTAAGTGTAAACTATGGAGGTTTATACACAGGATCTTCTAAAAAACTTATGGAGCACTTTGAAACTTTTTATAGAGTTATGTTGGTACAACCCGAAAATGCAATGGAGGTTGTAGTAAGGTTCACAAATATGGTTGATCAGTTTATATATCGCAGCATTCACTCTTGCGGTATCCACACTTCTGTGATCGAAACTCTTGACAAATTTAAGAACGTATTTAAAATGATGCGGGataaaaatccaaaagtaTGCAAGTTTAGTAGCATAAGTACAACCTCAAGCATCGATCACAATACCACAAACCTTATTTCTGGCACAAATACAAACATATCACAGCTCTATTTCTCTGTGAATGCGATAGAATCCGGATTTACGATCCTAGAGTCCCTAAGGGTACTCATGGAAAACAACACTGGGGAGGTGCACAGATTTTTGGGAGAATATTACGATGAAAGGCTTGGTGTAATTGCCGAACTTCGTTCGGTCGTCTATTATATATCAATGTACAACCTGCTAAGACCAAAGCTACCCACTGTAAAAATACTGCAAATTCTAAAGAGCTCAAAAATCGTCGATGCAGGGGCCAGGATCGGACGTTTGTTTTCAGAATTTGAGATGCACTTGAACACTATTCAAAATTCCCTAGAAGGTGCCGGTATAAACTCGCTACCTATCATTGTAAAGATACACTTGTGGGATTCCACAACCAGGGTTATCAAGGATTCGTTCAAGCCTGTGCTGGATATGGCAAACAATGACGTGAACTGCCATATACAGGGTCTTGTTAACGATGGATACGCTAAAGCATTGAGGATTACAGATGCCGTTTGCCGTCGCTACATAGACAATGTAAAGTGCGATTATTTGAACAATAAAACAGAAATTGCAAACATGGGCACATACCATATATTGGTAAATAAAGTAATAAATCGCCAATACTCTACTTGTTACTATACACACTTTACTATAAAGTGCGTTTCGCAACATTTGTGA
- a CDS encoding orotate phosphoribosyltransferase, putative (encoded by transcript BEWA_034010A) translates to MNATQLVEDIPNIRKKLISLFHSNEVCIFGEFLLRCGKRANLFFNSGKLSDGESLDVISDLVVAKLVESGIEFDAFIGLPYKAIPLASAVCMKYFKATGRNIRYGYYRKEKKPYAEDSIFVGHPEVYAEGSRVIILDDILTAGTAIRASFDILADTGVKIVAALVILNRELKFGEFEEFLNGRGVKFIEILRIDEIVDTTNVRVGY, encoded by the exons ATGAATGCCACTCAACTTGTGGAggatattccaaatataaGGAAGAAACTCATATCTCTATTTCATTCCAACGAGGTTTGCATCTTTGGGGAATTTCTTCTTCGTTGTGGCAAAAGAGCAAACCTCTTCTTCAATTCTGGGAAGCTAAGTGATGGAGAATCCTTGGATGTTATTAGCGATCTTGTAGTTGCTAAGTTGGTAGAATCTGGAATAGAATTCGATGCCTTCATAGGTCTTCCTTATAAG GCCATTCCCTTGGCATCTGCGGTCTGTatgaaatatttcaaagCGACAGGAAGGAACATTAGGTATGGGTACTACAGAAAGGAGAAGAAACCATACGCTGAAGATTCCATATTCGTAGGCCACCCAGAAGTATATGCTGAAGGCTCAAGGGTCATCATTCTCGATGATATCCTTACAGCTGGAACAGCTATTCGTGCCTCCTTTGACATTCTTGCGGATACCGGGGTGAAAATTGTTGCAGCCCTGGTTATACTCAATAGGGAATTGAAATTCGGAGAATTCGAGGAATTCCTAAATGGACGTGGCGTAAAATTTATTGAAATTCTCAGGATAGATGAAATTGTTGATACAACAAATGTAAGAGTAGGCTACTAA
- a CDS encoding importin beta-1, putative (encoded by transcript BEWA_034020A) has protein sequence MEGTLVAMLENSMDPSSSHFVESQKMLEHLKEVNLPEFIRALSDVIVDQNASLNSRHLAGILMKNCFECNGKASEEQKARFFQQVTPETLQYIKHKMLNVMKVGSETQPMLAACTVVSRIAEIELSRNTWPDFFDIILSMANSNDISQCSSSLTCLSYLIEDLSTVYENQNVSILSKVDCDRILTSVIKCVYMDAVQPCKMALQVLQNLFIFIRSNMEVTAERDVIVEAICRRCATGNDTDVRTTAYDCLVQLVTEYYSLIAPCLQVIVPFLWQAIDSEEEEFAIPAFEFWNTICETEIGMEIDNDSRNQHIIRQVIPFLLPKILHTMTLHTYEELDNDTWTLPMAAGICLSLCAQTVKNDIVYAVLTFVEQNFQRKEWNCREAAVLAYGYIMDGPDSENLKELVERSFGQLCDILKDPSIAVRDTAAWTIGRIASFHSETIISHLGSLNDPNSNISKITEALFQPPRVAVNICWFIHELSESYSGDRTSQKIDEYIDSIFVRICDKLVQRGNMDDSTERNLFSSIYSAISSLISAVGASFTGELHTMLNYFEDTLGKLVSTDISSHESRVRQDVLCGVIQVLITRLRTVSNIQRLWNNLFQILTVDFSEEVLLTISTIVNSISPEKFAGVLPNLVETIIAGLKRPDHVSSCKICIELTSDISHVMEDSIRMYAPHILQLLFNILNDMNADKTLTAPIVTALGDIAMAIGGEFAPHIQPAMVLLMTAASTEFEMGPSDSEEWIYFVNDLREGVLQAFTGIVYGLKTGNKLDHIKSYVPTMLTFAQRVIDTQDNYFSAMNYKLAVALVGDLVNAFGSDLSRHIADLPLVKRISYRLEQLESRNDPAAVDCREKVTWLFSILNR, from the exons ATGGAGGGGACTTTAGTTGCCATGCTTGAAAATAGTATGGATCCGAGTTCCAGCcattttgtggaatctcAAAAGATGCTGGAGCATTTGAAGGAGGTAAATTTACCGGAATTCATTCGCGCTCTATCTGATGTGATTGTGGACCAAAATGCTAGCCTTAACTCACGACACTTGGCAGgtattttgatgaaaaattgttTTGAGTGTAACGGAAAGGCAAGCGAGGAGCAAAAGGCAAGGTTCTTTCAGCAAGTTACTCCTGAAACTTTGCAATACATTAAACACAAAATGCTCAACGTAATGAAGGTAGGATCAGAAACACAGCCAATGCTTGCTGCATGTACTGTCGTTTCTCGTATAGCTGAAATTGAGCTTAGCAGAAATACCTGGCCAGACTTTTTTGACATTATTTTGTCCATGGCAAACTCAAACGATATATCACAATGCAGTAGTTCTTTGACGTGTTTGAGCTATTTGATTGAGGATTTATCTACAGTATACGAAAATCAGAATGTATCAATTCTCTCGAAAGTAGATTGTGATCGTATTTTAACATCTGTAATAAAATGTGTCTATATGGACGCTGTACAACCATGCAAGATGGCATTACAGGTACTTCAAaacttgtttatatttataagGAGTAATATGGAGGTTACCGCAGAGCGGGACGTCATTGTTGAGGCGATTTGCAGAAGATGTGCAACTGGAAATGACACAGATGTAAGAACCACTGCGTATGACTGCCTAGTACAGCTTGTTACGGAGTATTATTCTCTTATTGCTCCATGTCTACAGGTTATAGTTCCATTCCTTTGGCAGGCTATTGATAGCGAGGAAGAGGAATTTGCAATACCCGCATTTGAATTCTGGAACACGATTTGTGAAACCGAGATAGGAATGGAAATCGACAATGATTCCAGAAATCAACACATCATAAGGCAGGTTATACCATTTTTACTGCCAAAGATTTTACATACCATGACTCTGCATACTTATGAGGAACTTGACAACGACACATGGACACTGCCAATGGCTGCAGGTATATGCTTATCATTATGTGCCCAGACAGTCAAAAATGATATAGTTTACGCTGTTTTGACCTTTGttgaacaaaattttcagaGAAAGGAGTGGAATTGTAGAGAAGCAGCTGTTTTGGCCTATGGCTACATTATGGACGGTCCTGATTCCGAAAATTTGAAGGAGCTTGTGGAACGTTCCTTTGGCCAGTTATGtgacattttaaaggatcCTTCTATTGCAGTGAGGGACACCGCAGCCTGGACTATTGGAAGGATTGCAAGTTTTCATTCTGAGACAATCATATCGCACCTAGGTTCACTCAACGACCCTAACAGtaacatttccaaaataaCTGAGGCACTCTTCCAACCCCCAAGGGTCGCAGTCAACATATGCTGGTTTATTCACGAGCTATCAGAATCCTATTCGGGTGATCGTACTTCCCAAAAAATTGATGAGTATATTGATAGCATATTTGTTCGCATATGTGATAAGCTTGTCCAAAGAGGGAATATGGATGATTCTACGGAACGAAATTTGTTTTCTTCAATTTATAGCGCTATATCAAGTTTAATTTCTGCGGTTGGAGCATCATTTACTGGAGAGTTACACACTATGTTAAACTACTTTGAGGACACTTTGGGGAAATTGGTATCTACTGATATTTCTTCACATGAATCACGTGTACGTCAAGATGTACTATGCGGGGTTATTCAAGTTTTAATCACAAGACTTAGAACTGTTTCAAATATACAACGTCTTTGGAACaatcttttccaaattttgacAGTCGATTTCAGTGAAGAGGTCTTGTTAACTATAAGCACCATAGTTAATTCTATATCTCCGGAGAAATTTGCTGGTGTGCTTCCCAATCTGGTGGAGACTATCATTGCAGGTCTTAAACGTCCGGATCATGTAAGTTCCTGCAAAATATGCATTGAACTTACTAGCGATATTTCACACGTAATGGAGGATTCTATAAGGATGTACGCACCACACATATTGCAATTATTATTTAATATCTTGAACGACATGAATGCCGATAAAACTCTAACGGCTCCAATTGTGACTGCTCTAGGTGATATCGCAATGGCAATAGGGGGTGAATTTGCTCCTCACATTCAACCTGCAATGGTCTTGCTGATGACAGCTGCTTCTACAGAATTTGAGATGGGACCTTCTGATAGCGAAGAATGGATATACTTTGTAAACGATCTTAGAGAGGGTGTTTTACAGGCATTTACTGGGATTGTGTACGGTTTGAAGACGGGCAACAAACTGGATCACATAAAGTCCTATGTACCGACTATGCTCACCTTCGCACAAAGAGTAATCGATACTCAAGACAACTACTTCTCCGCGATGAACTATAAACTTGCTGTTGCACTAGTTGG GGACCTTGTTAATGCATTCGGAAGCGATCTATCTCGTCACATTGCAGATTTGCCTCTTGTAAAGAGGATATCATATAGACTAGAGCAGCTAGAATCGCGAAACGACCCTGCGGCTGTAGATTGCAGAGAAAAGGTCACCTGGTTGTTCTCTATACTGAATCGCTAA
- a CDS encoding signal peptide-containing protein (encoded by transcript BEWA_034030A) encodes MSTAPGLAFANLTLLLDVPQLPAIFAANCFHNYRMLLQEFKVASQETGDIVYPFNRVNKQDDVLNRMGRPRKYNNGK; translated from the exons ATGTCGACAGCTCCAGG GCTTGCTTTCGCAAATTTAACTCTGCTTTTGGATGTTCCGCAACTTCCAGCCATATTCGCTGCCAACTGCTTCCACAATTATCGTATGTTGCTGCAGGAATTCAAAGTAGCTTCTCAAGAAACAGGAGATATCGTATATCCATTCAACAGAG TTAATAAGCAAGACGATGTTTTAAACAGGATGGGAAGGCCAAGAAAATATAACAACGGTAAGTAG